The genomic window TATCCTATTTTCAAAAAATGTTTTTCATAGATGAAGAAGTATTTCTCAACCATGCAAAAACAGACAGCTATGTAAAAAAATCGTATCAGTTATTGGGAGATTTAGTAGATCAGGTATCAAGAGAGTATAATCTCCAAGTAGACAATAGAGATAATCTGATTTGGCATCTGCATAATACAGCACATCTGCATCGCCAGGAATTATCGACAGAGTTTATCTTATTTGATCAAAAAGGCAATACAATCAAAAACTTTCAAAATATTTTCCCTCGATTTGTTTCAGAGGTGAAGGAAGGGATTGAACATTATCTAGAGGCTTTGGATATGGATCGTAATTCAATGAAGGTCAATCATTTGTCTTATACTTTTATCACTCACAGCAAACACTTAGTGTTAAATCTTTTACAAAATCAACCTAAATTAAAGGTTTTGGTCATGAGTAATTTTGATCAGTATCATGCAAAATCAGTAGCTGAGACACTTTCTTACTATTGCAGTAACAATTTTGAACTGGAGGTTTGGGGTGAATTAGAGTTATCCCTTGATGCTCTAAAAGAATCACCTTACGACATCATTATTTCTAATTTTATTATTCCTCCTATTGAAAATAAGAGACTGATCTATTCCAATAATGTCAATACAGTCGCTCTCATCTCCTTGCTTAACGCAATGATGTTTATTCGATTAGACGAGTAACTAAGAATAAAAAAACGCTATCTAGCGTTTTTTCTTATAAGAAAAGAATTTCATCTGTATTAGACTCAGAAGATCCTAAAAAACTAAGCAAAAATGTTGAAATATAAGTGATTTTTGGAAGATACTTGAGGGGATATTATTTAAAACGGGATAACTAAACTGGTCAAAAAATGATTGAGAAATAGTTGCTAAAAAAGCGGTTGCATGATACTATATATTAAAAGGAGGTGAGAATATGGTAGAGCAAAAAAAATCCATTACCATGAAAGATGTTGCTCTAGAAGCGGGAGTTAGCGTTGGGACTGTTTCACGTGTGATCAACAAAGAAAAAGGCATCAAAGAAGTAACCTTGAAAAAAGTGGAACAGGCGATTAAAACCTTGAATTATATTCCGGATTACTACGCAAGAGGAATGAAAAAAAATCGAACGGATACGATAGCTCTAATCGTACCAAGCATCTGGCATCCATTTTTTTCTGAATTTGCCATGCATGTGGAAAATGAAGTGTATAAGAGAAATAATAAATTGCTCTTATGTTCGATAAATGGAACCAACCGAGAACAAGACTATCTGGAAATGTTGCGTCATAATAAGGTTGATGGAGTTGTTGCCATTACCTATAGTCCAATTGAGAACTACCTAACTTCAGGAATTCCCTTTGTTAGTATTGACCGTACCTACTCGGATCTTGACATCCCGTGTGTATCCTCTGATAATGATGCAGGTGGACGAGAAGCCGCGAGGCAACTCATTAAAAAAGGGTGTCAGCATTTGGCTTTTGTAGGTGGGCACAATACAACCATTAATGAAACGAAACGACGTAGGATTTCATTTGAGAAGTATGTCCAAGAAAATAATATACCTTTTAGTATCTTTGACCTAGATGAGACCGTTTCTGATTACCACGAAAAGTTAGAGCAATTTTTAGTGGAGAATCCTTCCATAGATGGAATTTTTACCATTAATGATTTCGCTGCTTTAGATGTTATTGAAATATTAGAGACAAATGGTAAACAAATCCCTGATGATGTTCAAATTATTGGGTATGATGGAATAAAAATGGCTGGAGATAGAAATTTTCTACTTTCAACAATTAAACAACCTTTGGAAGAAATGGCAAAAGAAGCTGTTCGTATTTTGTTTGATATTCTTGATGGAAAGACTGTTAATTTACAGACAATCTTACCAGTAGCATTTATTAAAGGAAAAACAACAAAAAAATAAAAGTAAGTCTTGACAGAAAACGCTATCAATGTTAAAATGAAGTCAAATAAAAGAGATTTATTTTTTAAAACAAAATTGAAACGTTTCAAATAATGATTAGAGAGCGCCGTGCGCTATCTTTTCTGAAACAAAATTGAAACGTTTCAAAAAGGAGGTTGCTATGAATAGCAAAGCGAAGCAAGTTTCTCTTTGGGAACGAATCAAGAAACAGAAACTCTTGTTATTGATGACCGTCCCCGGTTTAGTTTTGACATTTATCTTCAAGTACATTCCTATGTATGGTGTTTTGATAGCCTTTAAAGATTATAATCCCCTAAAAGGAATTATGGGAAGTGACTGGGTAGGATTTTCTGAGTTTACAAAATTTTTGTCTTCACCCAACTTTGGAATCTTGTTGGCTAATACTCTTAAATTGAGTGTTTATGGCTTGTTGCTTGGTTTTTTACCACCAATTATACTTGCGATTATGCTCAATCAGCTCTTGAGTGAAAAAGTTAAGAAACGGATTCAGCTTATTCTATATGCTCCAAACTTTATTTCTGTAGTTGTTATTGTCGGAATGATTTTCCTCTTCTTTTCAGTTGGAGGACCAATCAATAGCTTTCTTTCTATGTTTGGTATCAAAGCGGATTTTCTAACGGATCCAGACTTCTTCCGTCCGCTCTATATCTTTAGTGGTATCTGGCAAGGAATGGGTTGGGCTTCGACACTCTATACAGCGACCTTGGTGAACGTCGATCCTGCCTTGGTAGAAGCCGCTAGACTTGATGGTGCTAATATTTTCCAACGAATCTGGCATATTGACCTTCCTGCTTTGAAGCCAATCATGGTTATCCAGTTTATCTTGGCGGCAGGTGGCATTATGAATGTCGGTTATGAGAAGGCCTTCTTGATGCAAACATCTCTAAACCTTCCAACATCTGAAATTATCTCAACCTATGTCTATAAAGTTGGTCTTGTGTCGGGAGATTATTCTTACTCAACAGCTGTCGGTTTGTTTAATGCAGTGATTAATGTGGTCTTGCTAGTCGCTGTTAACCAAATCGTTAAACGTATGAATAATGGTGAAGGAATTTAAGGAGGAAAACATGAAAAATTCGATCATGGATACAAAATTTGATAGACGTATCTTGCTCTTAAACAAAATCATTATTGTCTTTATCGTTTTGATTACCTTGCTTCCTTTACTTTATATCGTAGTGGCATCCTTTATGGATCCGAAAGTTTTGGTTAGTAGGGGGATTAGTTTTAATCCAGCGGACTGGACAGTAGAAGGGTATCAGCGTGTATTTAGTGACCAATCCATTCTAAAAGGCTTTATTAACTCATTGCTCTATTCTTTTGGCTTTGCAACGTTGACAGTCTTACTATCGGTATTCACTGCCTATCCTTTATCTAAAAAAGATTTAGTAGGGCGTCGTTGGATTAACTATTTCCTTATTGTGACCATGTTCTTTGGTGGAGGTTTGGTTCCAACTTACTTATTGGTAAAAGATTTGGGCATGCTCAACACCCCGTGGGCTATTATCGTACCAGGTGCAATCAATGTTTGGAATATTATTCTTGCTAGAGCTTATTTCCAAGGATTGCCTGAAGAATTGGTTGAAGCTGCGGTCATTGATGGAGCAAATGATTTACAGATATTCTTTAAAATCATGCTTCCTCTTGCAAAACCAATTATGTTCGTTCTCTTTCTTTACGCTTTTGTTGGTCAGTGGAACTCATACTTTGATGCAATGATTTATATCAAGGATCCAAACTTGGAACCATTGCAACTGGTTCTTCGTAAAATTCTCATTCAAAGCCAACCAGGTCAGGACATGATTGGAGCGCAGGCAGCCATGAATGAAATGAAACGCTTGGCTGAATTGATCAAATATGCAACCATTGTCATTTCAAGCTTACCATTGATCGTTATGTATCCATTCTTCCAAAAATACTTTGATAAAGGAATTATGGCTGGTTCACTTAAAGGTTAATAAAATAGAAAAAAATAAGGAGTTTTATCATGAAATTCAAAACATTCTCAAAATCAGCAGTTTTGTTGACAGCTAGTTTAGCGGTGCTTGCAGCCTGTGGCTCTAAAAATACAGCTTCTAGTCCAGATTATAAGTTGGAGGGCGTAACATTCCCACTTCAAGAAACAAAAACCTTGAAATTTATGACTGCTAGCTCACCACTAGCTCCTAAAGACCCAAATGAAAAGCTGATTTTGCAACGTTTAGAGAAGGAAACAGGGGTTCATATTGAGTGGACCAACTACCAATCAGATTTTGCAGAAAAGAGAAACCTGGATATTTCTAGTGGTGATTTGCCAGACGCTATCCACAATGACGGTGCTTCAGATGTGGACTTGATGAACTGGGCTAAGAAAGGGGTTATCATTCCAGTTGAAGATTTAATTGAAAAATACATGCCAAATCTAAAAAAAATTATGGATGAAAATCCAGAATATAAGGCATTGATGACAGCACCTGATGGACATATCTATTCATTCCCATGGATTGAAGAACTTGGATCTGGCAAAGAGTCTATCCACAGTGTTAACGATATGGCCTGGATTAACAAAGATTGGCTTAAAAAACTTGGGCTTGAAATGCCAAAAACTACTGATGAACTTATCAAAGTCTTAGAAGCGTTTAAAACGCAAGATCCAAACGGGAACGGTGAAGCAGACGAAATTCCATTTACTTTTATCAGTGGAAACGGAAATGAAGACTTTAAATTCCTCTTTGGAGCCTTTGGTGTCGGGGATAACGATGATCATATCGTAGTTGGAAATGATGGGAAAGTTGACTTTACAGCAGATAACGATGACTATAAAGAAGGTGTGAAATTCATCCGTCAATTGCAAGAAAAAGGCTTGATTGATAAGGAAGCTTTTGAACACGATTGGAATGGTTATATTGCTAAAGGTCATGATCAAAAATACGGTGTTTATTTCACGTGGGACAAGAACAATGTCACAGGAAGCAATGATAGCTATGATGTTTTACCTGTCCTTGCTGGTCCAAGTGGTCAAAAACATGTAGCTCGTACAAATGGTATGGGATTTGCGCGTGATAAGATGGTCATCACTAGTGTCAACAAAAACCTTGAATTGACAGCTAAATGGATTGATGCCCAATACGCACCTCTTCAATCTGTTCAAAACAACTGGGGAACTTATGGAGATGACAAGCAACAAAATATCTTTGAATTTGACCAAGCAACTAACAGCCTCAAACATTTGCCACTAAACGGAACTGCACCAGCAGAACTTCGTCAAAAAACTGAAGTTGGTGGGCCGCTTGCTATCTTGGACTCTTACTATGGTAAAGTGACAACTATGCCAGATGATGCCAAATGGCGTTTAGATCTCATCAAACAATACTATGTGCCTTACATGAGTAATGATAATAACTATCCGAGAGCCTTCATGACTCAGGAAGATTTGGACAAGATTGCCCACATCGAGGCAGATATGAATGATTATATCTACCGTAAACGAGCTGAATGGATTGTCAATGGCAATATTGATACTGAGTGGGAAGACTATAAGAAAGAACTTGAAAAATACGGACTTTCAGACTACCTCACTATCAAGCAAAAATACTATGATCAATATCAAGCAAATAAGAACTAGAGGTTGATTATGGTTGATAGAACATTTACAGTAGAAAAAGCCAATCGTTTTATAGCAGAAAATAAACATCTTGTTAATCATCAATTTAAGCCAGAAGAACATTTTTCAGCTGAGATTGGCTGGATCAATGATCCAAATGGATTTGTCTATTTTCGTGGAGAGTACCATCTCTTTTATCAGTTCTATCCTTATGATAGTGTCTGGGGACCAATGCACTGGGGTCATGCTAAAAGTAAGGACTTGGTGACTTGGGAGCACTTGCCGGTGGCACTTGCTCCTGACCAAGACTACGATCGCAATGGTTGCTTCTCAGGATCAGCTATCGTCAAAGACGATCGCCTCTGGCTCATGTATACTGGACACATCGAAGAAGAAACCGGTGTCCGTCAAGTGCAAAATATGGCATTTTCAGACGACGGGATTCACTTTGAAAAGATTTCCCAAAATCCAGTTGCAACAGGAGCAGATTTGCCAGACGAGTTGATTGCGGCTGATTTCCGTGATCCAAAACTCTTTGAAAAAGATGGTCGCTATTACTCCGTAGTAGCTGCCAAACACAAGGATAATGTGGGCTGTGTCGTTCTACTAGGGTCCGATAACCTAGTAGAATGGCAGTTCGAATCCATCTTTTTAAAAGGGGTAGAACACCAAGGCTTTATGTGGGAATGTCCAGACTACTTTGAGTTAGATGGAAAAGACTGCATCATTATGTCACCAATGCGCTATCAACGTGAGGGAGATTCTTACCACAATATCAATTCTTCTGTTTTGGTTACAGGTAAGGTAGACTGGGCAGCTAAACAGTTCATTCCTGAAACAGTAGACGAAATCGACCATGGCCAAGATTTCTATGCACCACAGACATTAGAGGATGACCAAAATCGTCGTATCATGATTGCCTGGATGCAGATGTGGGGACGTACACTTCCAAATCATAATCAGGGTCACAAGTGGGCTGGTGTCATGACTCTACCTAGAATCCTCCGATTGGAAGATGGTAAACTCAGACAATTCCCTATAAAAAAAGGAAAAAGAATCCAAATTGACAACGATTGTCGTTACCACTTAGGAAATGATACAGATTATCTTGAATTTGGCTATGATAGTAAAACAAAACAAGTTTACCTTGATCGAAGCCATCTAGCCCAAAAGATTCTGGGTGAAGAATTGGATACCAGTAGACGGTATGTAAATATTGAAGCTAAAGAATTGGAAGTTATTCTAGATAAAAATTCCATCGAGGTTTTTGTCAATCAAGGCGAAGCAAGCTTGACTGCAACTTATTACTTAACAGTGCCAGCTGAGTTATTACGAATCAATTAAAAATTAATACTCTTCGAAAATCTCTTCAAACCACGTCAGCGTCGCCTTGCCGTATATATAGGTAACTGACTTCATCAGTCTTATCCACAACCTCAAAACAGTGTTTTGAGCTGACTTCGTCAGTTCTATCTACAACCTCAAAGCAGTGCTTTGAGCAGCCTACGGCTAGCTTCCTAGTTTGCTCTTTGATTTTCATTGAGTATAAGTTATTTCTCCTAAAGAAAAAGTTCTCTTTCAAGCAAAATGGAAAGAGAACTTTTTTCTAGTTTAGCTGAGAATGTTTCAGTTTAAACATCTCAATTTTATCATTGCAGTAAGCGATTAATTTTTGAGCTTTTTCAAAATCATATCCTTTTTCAGATACTGCCTTCACTATCTTCTCATCAAAATAGGAGCCAGTTAAACCAGTGATTTCTTCTGATAAGGTGAGGTAATAGCCTGTTTCAATCCCCTCATCCAGATCTTTTGAAAGAGACTTCATCAATCGTCCGAAGAGAGACTTTTTCGTCTTTTCATCACTGGAATCATTCCCCAAGTTAGTTGAAATCAAGCCAGGATGGTAGGAATTTATGGTGATGGTTGAACCTATTAAAAAGAACTCTCTAGCCAGATAGCGTGTCATCCAAATAGTGTAGAGCTTAGAATTATTGTAGGCTAAACCAGGATTGTAGTTCTTCTCAAATCCAAAGTCCAAATCCTTGACCTTGGCAAAACGATGCATATAGGAGGAAGTATTGATGACACGGCCATCAGGCGAATTTTCTAACAAGGGACTTAACTCAGTTGTTAAAACATAGGGAACGAGAACCGATAACATAAAGGTTCGTTCGATGTTTTCAGTACTCGTTTTTCGCTCTTTCCCGGCATATAGTCCTGCGTTGTTAAACAAGACATCGATACTTTCAAAATCTCGCTTGATTTCCTCCACAAATCGATAAACGTCCTCTAATTTTGAAAAATCTGCCAAGTAGCTAGACACTCGGCCTCTCAAGGACACTGCACGAACCTCTTGAGTGGCCAATTCCAGTTTTTGAGGATTGCGACCATGGAGGATGACATGATGGCCTTCACTGGCCAGTTTTTTTGCTAAATGCTTACCGATACCGTCAGTAGCACCTGTTATTAGAATTGTTTTGACCATATTAATCCTCCAAGAAAGCCATTAATTCTTTTGAAAATTCGTCTGCATATTGGAAAATCGAACCATGCCCTGCATTGGGATAGATAATGAGCTTGCTTTCTTTTATTTTCTCATGCATGTCATAAGAATTTTCAGTCGGAACCTGCATATCCTTATCTCCGTTGACGATTAAGGTTGGTTGAGTGATGAAGCCAAGGTCGTCCTGCGCATCCTTCCCCCAACATTTAATAGCTTTGAGTTGAGTCAAGAATCCTGGTACGTCCATGTCTTTATCTGCAAATTCCTTGGTGCGCATACCCATTCGGCCCAGAACTTTTAGGGCTTCGATTTTACCTTGTTCATCATGATTGTAGAAGATATAGCGCTTAGGGTCGATCCGTTCGAGTCCAGCTTTAAACATATAGTTAAAGGTTTTCCCGGTCACCTTATCGACCTCTTTTCCACCTCGAGGTCCTGTTCCTGCTAAAATCAAGCGATTGACCAAATTCGGCTTGATTCGGACTATTTCTTGTGCAATCATACCTCCCATGGAAAGACCTAGGAGATTGATTTTATCGTAACCTAGTGCTTCGATAAAGGAAATCGTCTGCTCAGCCATCCCAGGAATCGTCGGAGCAACTTTTCCTTGACTGGCTCCAACACCAGGAAGATCAACTACAATGACATGGTGCTTTTCAGCAATCAAGTCTAGTAGTTTTGGATCCCAGTTATCAAGAGTTGCTGCCAAATGGACAAGCATGAGAAGAGGTAGTTTTGATTTACCTTTACTGAGTTCGCGATAGGCAATTTGATTTCCTTGGATAGTGATGTATTGATTTTTTGTAGTAATATATGACATGATGTTTTCCTTTTTATTTCTTAAAGCTGAGGACTGTTTTACCACTAGAGCGCCCGTTAGCGACCTTGTCTAAGGCGCTATTTACTTCTTCAAATGGATAAACTGTATCGATAGATGGTTTGATTTCTAATTTACTAAAAAGGTCAGCTACCTCTTGTAATTGAGCACCGTTGCTTTCTACAAAGATGAAATGATAGTGAACACCATATTTTTCTGCCATCTTATCAAATTTGCGACCAGCTAAGCCGAGAATCATCTGTTTCCATTTTGGTAGCTTCATACGTTTGGCAAAGTCCCCGTTTGGCATAGCACGGAGAGACACAAGGTGGCCCCCTTTTTTCATGATAGACATTTGTTTTTCAGTTTCAGCCCCACCAAGGGTATCGAGTACATAATCCACCTCACTGACCGTTTTTGTATAATCCTCTGTCTTGTAATCGATAAAACGATCTGCTCCTAGTTTCAATACACGCTCAGCACTATCTCCAGCCCCATTAGTGATGACTTTCAAACCTTTGGCTTTGGTAATCGGAATGGCCATTCCACCAACTCCTCCAGTACCACCAGAGATAAAGATTGTTTTTCCAGCTTGAGCGCCCATGAGTTCTAAGGCTTGCATAATGGTTAGGGCAGTAAGAGGAACAGCAGCAGCTTCCTCATCAGATAGATAGTCTGGTACTTTGGCTAGAGCCTGGCTATCGACAGTTACGTATTCTGCAAAGGCACCGATATGGTCAAGTGGTAAACGACCAAAGACGCGATCTCCTACTTGAAAGTTGTTAACCTTCTTACCAATGCTTTCAATAATACCCACGCCTTCATTACCAGCAGTTTGAGGGAACTTGTAAGGAACAATCATCTTGACCTCACCACGTGAGATCATGTTATCCAGAGGATTGACACCAGCTGCGGTGACTTTGACCAAGACTTGTTTGTCTGTAATACTTGGTTTAGCGATTTCTGTGATGTTGAGTGTGATATTTTTTTTGTTATAAGTAGTGTGTTGTGCGACTTTCATATGATTTCTCTTTTCCTTTTTGATTTGATTTCATATACCTGTATCTAATACAAGTATATGTTGTTTCGAGTAAAAACTGACTTGCTATCAAATCAGTTCCGGACTTGTTTGGCTTGTTTATATAAATTGTCAATGACATCTTCTAAAGTTTGATTTTCTAATTCCTTCTCTAGTTGAGATTCGGCACTAGCGAAAAGCGGTGAAACTGCTCCTTGGATATGTTTTCCAACGGGACAATCAGGCTTGCTATTTTGGTGAACAGGAAATAAACTAATATGATTGATTTCTTGAGTTGCATAATAGATCTCAAGTAAAGTCATTTTCTTTGGAGACTTACTGAGTTGATAACCCGTTTTTCCTTGATGGGAATGAATCAGACCTTCATTTTTCAACAAGGCAATCACCTTACGAATGTAACTAGCATTGGTACCAACACTCTCAGCCAGAGCTTGTGAACTTAAGGCATCCTTGCTTTCACTAATCATGGTTAGGATATGTAAAGCAACTGAGAATTTTGTATCCATATGAACCCCTTTCTAAACCTGTATCCGATACAAGAACAAGTATATCACAATTAAAAAGAAAAGCAAGACTTTTGTTTTAAATTTTTAAAATTTTTTTGAAGAGTGTCATAAGATTAAAGATGTCTGGAAAGGAAGTTCATAAAAAATGTGGGGCAAATCTTGCTTAGACAAGCAAAAAAGCCTTGATTATCAAGGCTTTTTCCTGTTGTATTTAGATGCCCCCTGCATACATGAGTTATAATCCTTTAATTTGAAAAATGTTGATAGAATGGGCTTTTTAATGTGATAGACATGTATAAGTTTTGATAAGAGATGAGAAAAAATAGAAGAATGTCGGACAAATTTCGGACAAAATATATAAGAGGATGATTTAGATAATCTGGAAATATTTTATCAGAATTGAACCTTTTCTAACTTATTAAATTAGCATATAGCTTCTTTCTATATATAAATAGATGATACTATCAATGAAGATAAAATTTTGTCAATTCTAATCTTTTAAAAATTCTTTTCATAAACTTAAATATATTATTTCGTTAATGTTAAAATAAATGTAATATTTTTTTAGTACAATGATAATAAAGTATTTCAAATGCAATTTAGAGCTCTTACATAGTTAGGTTATTCACACTATAAAATTCGTACGAGAATTATTGAGAAAAATTTATGGATTAGTGCTAAAATAGCCTTAACGAAGATGGAAGAGCGATGATTGTCTTTTATAAAGAGGTGGATTATGACTGACTTTACATCGTTTAATAAAGCTTTAGAATATATTGATGCTAATTTAGATTCAGAAATTGAATTGTCAGAAATTTATCGAATAACTTCGTATTCATATGAAGTTTTTGCTAGAATTTTTTCGATTATAAGTGGTATTTCTTTAGGAGATTACATAAGGACTAGGAAGTTGAGTAAAGCGGCTGAGGATTTGCAGGAGAAGCGTGGGAATATTGCAGAAATAGCATTGATATATGGGTATAGTTCCTCTACTTCGTTTTCCTACGCATTTAAAAAGTTCCATGGGAAATCTCCATCGGATGTGAAGTCAGGACAAAGTTTCCGTATTGCTCAGCCGTTGAGACTTTCAGTATCAATCAGAGGAGGAGAATTTGATGCGAGCATTACAGAAAAAGAAACCTTTAAACTAGTAGGCGTTAGTCAGAAATTGAGTCCTAATGAAATGTCGCTGGAAGTTTGGCAGAGTCTAGAGCAAAAATTGCAAGAAAAATTAAGACATATTAAATCTAAAAGCATAGAAATGTATGGGCTTTATTTTGTAACTGAGGAAAATGATGAAAGTCAGTATATGATTGGTTATAGTATGTCTGATGATATAATTGAAAAGCAAGTAACTCGAAAAGGCCTTACTATTATTGAAATACCTTCGATGAAATATGCGGTTCTGCGCTTGGAAGGTGAGGTTACAACAAGCATTCATAACGCTTGGAGCTATTTAATTGAGGTTTTCTTGCCTCAAGAAGGATATAAATATGCGGATAGTTATGATTTGGAATTATATCACGGGAATGATGTTGAAAATTCCGATTTTTATATGGAGTTATGGGTGCCAATAAGAAAGTGTGAATAAAAGGAGTTTTATTATGGTAAACGCTATTGAGATTCGTAACTTAACAATTTCTTACTCTAATGGTAAGATTATTGATAATATTGATTTATTTTTAGAAAAAGGGAAGGTTTATGGTCTTGTAGGAGGAAACGGATCAGGGAAATCTACACTTGTTAATTGTATATTGGGTCTGCTTCCTTATAAAAGAGGGGAAATAGCTATTTTTGGCAAACAAATATACTTTAATAAAACTAGGAAATATGTTTTCTCTGTGTGTAGTGCTGTGTTGCAAGATGTTTCTCTACCTAAAAGACTCACAGTTAAGGAATGTTTACGGCTGTTTGCAATATTGGGGAAAGGTAATTTAGAAAAGGTTGAAGAAGTAATTCATCTTCTCCAACTAGATGAGCAAGAGGAAGTTGCTTATGATAAACTATCTTTTGGACAAAAACAAAGAGTTGTTATTGGCACTGCACTTTTACAAAATTTTGAAATTTTATTTTTAGATGAACCTACTAATGGCCTTGACATAGAAACTAGATATGCCTTATTTTCCATTATGAGTTCGCTACGACAGGAAGGAAAGACTATAGTATTTATTTCACATCGGGAAGAGGAAATTTCTGAAATTTGTGATGATATTATTTTTATTGAAAATAAAAAAGTAAAGGTTAGAAAGGGGAGTCTATCATGAAAAATCTACGAGCTATGATTGCATGCGAACTAAAAACCTTTATTAGAGAGCCGATGGGAGCAGCGTTTATTATTGTTTTTCCATTGATTATGTTCCTTAGTACTATTGTTTTACAAGGTAAAGCGGTTATACAAAGTACATTTCCAGGAAATGTTGGTATGACTGTTGCTGCCGCTGGGTTACTGGGAGTTACAATTAACTTGGCTATGAACCGTGAGAATAAAGTATTAAAGAGATTTCAAACAACAGGCCTTTCTTCTTTAACATTAATTTGTGCTGATTATATTGTCTTATGTATATTTTCAATCCTAGGGATATTAGCTCAACTTATTCTAGCTCTGCTGATCAATGGTATGTTTTTTACTAATTACACTCAATTTATTATTGACTTAATTATTTCATCAATTTACTTTTTTGCGTTAGCTTTCTTTATTGGTTCCTATGTAAAGGAAGTAAAATCTATTCATGCGATAACATCTACTTTATTTACTGTTATGATGATTTTTAGCGGGAGTACCTTTCCTTTAGATAATATGCCTACTCTAACTAAAGCGATTTCCAGTGTTTTACCGTTAACACAGGTAAATTTATTACTCCAGAGTGATTTGATTGGAACAGATTATAAATTTCGCGTAGCCTCTTATATGTATATATTTATAAGTACAATTGTATTCTTAGTAATTGGAAAAAAAACATTCAAGTGGGGGTGAAATAACATGAAAGTTCAAAAAAATTATTTGAATCATGATAATTCTTTGTTAAGAAATTTTACCAGTGAAGAGGATGCGAAGTCTACATTAGATTTGACTTCGTTTTTCTCCCCATACGGACCTTTTAAACGAAATTATTCATATTTT from Streptococcus oralis includes these protein-coding regions:
- a CDS encoding AraC family transcriptional regulator, producing MTDFTSFNKALEYIDANLDSEIELSEIYRITSYSYEVFARIFSIISGISLGDYIRTRKLSKAAEDLQEKRGNIAEIALIYGYSSSTSFSYAFKKFHGKSPSDVKSGQSFRIAQPLRLSVSIRGGEFDASITEKETFKLVGVSQKLSPNEMSLEVWQSLEQKLQEKLRHIKSKSIEMYGLYFVTEENDESQYMIGYSMSDDIIEKQVTRKGLTIIEIPSMKYAVLRLEGEVTTSIHNAWSYLIEVFLPQEGYKYADSYDLELYHGNDVENSDFYMELWVPIRKCE
- a CDS encoding ABC transporter permease, coding for MKNLRAMIACELKTFIREPMGAAFIIVFPLIMFLSTIVLQGKAVIQSTFPGNVGMTVAAAGLLGVTINLAMNRENKVLKRFQTTGLSSLTLICADYIVLCIFSILGILAQLILALLINGMFFTNYTQFIIDLIISSIYFFALAFFIGSYVKEVKSIHAITSTLFTVMMIFSGSTFPLDNMPTLTKAISSVLPLTQVNLLLQSDLIGTDYKFRVASYMYIFISTIVFLVIGKKTFKWG
- a CDS encoding Rrf2 family transcriptional regulator: MDTKFSVALHILTMISESKDALSSQALAESVGTNASYIRKVIALLKNEGLIHSHQGKTGYQLSKSPKKMTLLEIYYATQEINHISLFPVHQNSKPDCPVGKHIQGAVSPLFASAESQLEKELENQTLEDVIDNLYKQAKQVRN
- a CDS encoding alpha/beta fold hydrolase — translated: MSYITTKNQYITIQGNQIAYRELSKGKSKLPLLMLVHLAATLDNWDPKLLDLIAEKHHVIVVDLPGVGASQGKVAPTIPGMAEQTISFIEALGYDKINLLGLSMGGMIAQEIVRIKPNLVNRLILAGTGPRGGKEVDKVTGKTFNYMFKAGLERIDPKRYIFYNHDEQGKIEALKVLGRMGMRTKEFADKDMDVPGFLTQLKAIKCWGKDAQDDLGFITQPTLIVNGDKDMQVPTENSYDMHEKIKESKLIIYPNAGHGSIFQYADEFSKELMAFLED
- a CDS encoding NADP-dependent oxidoreductase produces the protein MKVAQHTTYNKKNITLNITEIAKPSITDKQVLVKVTAAGVNPLDNMISRGEVKMIVPYKFPQTAGNEGVGIIESIGKKVNNFQVGDRVFGRLPLDHIGAFAEYVTVDSQALAKVPDYLSDEEAAAVPLTALTIMQALELMGAQAGKTIFISGGTGGVGGMAIPITKAKGLKVITNGAGDSAERVLKLGADRFIDYKTEDYTKTVSEVDYVLDTLGGAETEKQMSIMKKGGHLVSLRAMPNGDFAKRMKLPKWKQMILGLAGRKFDKMAEKYGVHYHFIFVESNGAQLQEVADLFSKLEIKPSIDTVYPFEEVNSALDKVANGRSSGKTVLSFKK
- a CDS encoding ABC transporter ATP-binding protein, which encodes MVNAIEIRNLTISYSNGKIIDNIDLFLEKGKVYGLVGGNGSGKSTLVNCILGLLPYKRGEIAIFGKQIYFNKTRKYVFSVCSAVLQDVSLPKRLTVKECLRLFAILGKGNLEKVEEVIHLLQLDEQEEVAYDKLSFGQKQRVVIGTALLQNFEILFLDEPTNGLDIETRYALFSIMSSLRQEGKTIVFISHREEEISEICDDIIFIENKKVKVRKGSLS